One window of Perca flavescens isolate YP-PL-M2 chromosome 6, PFLA_1.0, whole genome shotgun sequence genomic DNA carries:
- the LOC114557926 gene encoding actin-binding Rho-activating protein, with the protein MGRDSQITTIMETEEDVPHPAQFNDDTAACSVSVKGLKENWQKWSDEHLEHQKHNPFSHDTRPCVVVPQRGQDHYGRPPQGSMTEQRGKDAHTHISREVEELCEVIRNIGEPRDKDGDGSGSEGGVITVEFGKLFEHYVTISNKLVGILLRARKQRLVDFEGEMLWQGKDDHAVVTLLQ; encoded by the coding sequence ATGGGGCGGGACAGCCAGATCACAACCATCATGGAAACAGAAGAGGACGTCCCACATCCTGCTCAGTTTAACGATGACACTGCCGCGTGCTCCGTTTCTGTAAAAGGCTTAAAGGAGAACTGGCAGAAGTGGTCTGACGAGCACTTGGAGCACCAGAAGCACAACCCCTTCAGTCACGACACCAGGCCGTGTGTGGTGGTCCCTCAGAGGGGGCAGGACCACTATGGGAGACCCCCGCAGGGGTCCATGACGGAGCAGCGGGGGAAggatgctcacacacacatcagcagaGAGGTTGAGGAGCTGTGTGAAGTGATAAGGAACATTGGAGAGCCAAGAGACAAAGATGGGGATGGAAGTGGCAGCGAAGGCGGAGTTATCACTGTGGAATTTGGGAAACTGTTTGAGCATTATGTGACGATCTCTAATAAACTGGTGGGGATTCTTCTAAGGGCGAGGAAGCAGAGGCTGGTTGACTTTGAAGGGGAGATGCTGTGGCAGGGGAAGGATGACCATGCAGTTGTCACTCTGTTGCAGTGA